In the Bifidobacterium catenulatum PV20-2 genome, one interval contains:
- a CDS encoding carbohydrate ABC transporter permease: MTYSQRELVHKIIRTVVVLVLALICAIPLWYVIVSSFKTSVDMFKNPLGPPTEWTFSNYVKAFEGGNIIRAFANTLIVTVITVLLQVLIGSMAAFGVVYKKSKFTAIVGGVLMITFAIPAQATILPLYRMESDLQIVNTLFGLIALYMGSSVFCYFLIVGYMKSLPQELFEAAKIDGAGPWRIYRTIVLPLITPILTTVIVFQTMSTWNDFLLPSVFLSSTDKQTVVLQVYNAVQQFGTNWPLFMTITVLALLPVFIFFCFCQKWIVSGLVAGSVKG, from the coding sequence CTCTCAACGTGAACTGGTGCATAAGATCATCCGCACGGTTGTGGTTCTCGTTCTCGCTCTGATTTGCGCAATCCCGTTATGGTACGTAATCGTCAGCTCATTCAAAACATCGGTTGACATGTTTAAGAATCCGTTGGGTCCGCCGACCGAGTGGACGTTTTCCAACTATGTCAAGGCGTTTGAAGGTGGCAACATTATTCGCGCTTTCGCCAACACTCTTATCGTCACCGTGATTACGGTGCTGCTGCAAGTGCTCATCGGCTCCATGGCTGCATTCGGTGTGGTGTATAAGAAATCGAAGTTTACTGCCATTGTGGGCGGTGTCCTCATGATTACTTTTGCGATTCCCGCGCAGGCTACCATTCTGCCGCTGTATCGTATGGAATCTGATTTGCAGATCGTCAATACGCTTTTCGGCCTCATCGCTTTGTACATGGGATCGAGCGTGTTCTGCTACTTTCTCATCGTCGGCTATATGAAGTCCCTGCCGCAGGAACTGTTCGAAGCCGCCAAAATTGACGGTGCCGGTCCGTGGCGTATTTATCGTACTATCGTGTTGCCTCTGATTACTCCGATACTCACTACGGTGATTGTGTTCCAGACCATGAGTACATGGAATGACTTCCTGTTGCCGAGTGTTTTTCTGAGTTCCACTGACAAGCAGACTGTGGTATTGCAAGTATATAACGCGGTCCAGCAGTTTGGTACTAACTGGCCACTATTTATGACAATCACTGTGCTCGCGCTGCTTCCGGTGTTTATTTTCTTCTGTTTCTGTCAGAAGTGGATTGTCTCAGGTTTGGTCGCTGGCTCGGTCAAGGGCTGA